Proteins encoded by one window of Bactrocera oleae isolate idBacOlea1 chromosome 4, idBacOlea1, whole genome shotgun sequence:
- the LOC106614151 gene encoding sodium-dependent nutrient amino acid transporter 1, with amino-acid sequence MSKSKRLTEMDEKDSLSIMDSLCAPNVCCVHDETIDLGSDALETPIADVAAGGEREKWSREIEFLFSCIALSVGLGNVWRFPFIALANGGGAFVIPYVIVLLLIGRPVYYMEVLIGQFASRGAVGVFDMAPIMKGIAYGQVYATALATTYYAAIMALTIKYLLASFAEILPWATCLPEWGDNCVSITSYNSSANDNATEGMLISSAELYFTKVALREKDNIEDGIGAPNRDLVIYLFLVWVLIAITLIKGIHSSGKASYFLALFPYVILFILLGRALTLPGAWDGIVYFLKPQWDQLLNADVWYAAITQMFFSLAICFGTLIMYASFNNFHKRVHKDVIIVTTIDSCTSILAGCVIFGILGNLALETNTKDISKVVKGGAGLAFISYPEAIAKFKLLPQLFSVLFFFMLFVLGIGSNIGMSSCVITVFKDRFKHLPQWVITIGFSICSFLCGLIYTTPGGQFLLNLIDFFGCSFIALFLAIGEIVTISWIYGVKRFCKDIEFMCDLKTGIYWRICWAIFTPGLMFLVLVYTLVTYKPLVYKDVAYPDYIMNIAWLLWFIGVGQLPFWALYTVYQQPGGTLKEKFRQAIQPESNWGPASPDKYEKYLLFMKHSQQIPDDSWTTRIYDNIFG; translated from the exons ATGTCCAAGTCCAAAAGACTTACGGAAATGGACGAAAAGGACTCGCTTTCCATAATGGATAGCTTATGCGCGCCGAATGTATGCTGTGTGCACGATGAAACG ATCGATCTTGGCAGCGATGCCTTGGAAACGCCAATTGCTGATGTTGCCGCTGGCGGTGAACGCGAGAAATGGAGTCGTGAAATAGAGTTTCTCTTCTCGTGCATTGCACTCTCTGTCGGGCTGGGCAATGTGTGGCGATTTCCGTTCATAGCGTTGGCGAATGGTGGTGGCGCCTTCGTTATACCCTACGTCATTGTATTGCTACTTATCGGTCGTCCCGTCTATTATATGGAGGTGCTTATCGGACAATTCGCCAGTCGTGGTGCAGTGGGGGTGTTCGATATGGCGCCCATTATGAAAG GCATCGCGTATGGTCAAGTTTATGCAACTGCATTGGCAACTACTTACTACGCCGCCATTATGGCACTAACTATCAAATACTTACTTGCTTCATTCGCCGAAATACTACCCTGGGCAACATGTCTACCGGAATGGGGAGATAATTGTGTATCAATTACAAGCTACAATTCCAGCGCCAATGACAATGCTACAGAGGGAATGCTCATCTCTTCAGCCGAATTGTATTTCAC CAAGGTGGCGCTGCGCGAGAAGGACAATATCGAAGATGGCATCGGCGCACCGAATCGTGATTTGGTGATCTACTTATTTCTTGTGTGGGTGTTGATTGCGATAACGCTGATTAAGG GTATTCACAGTTCCGGTAAAGCTTCGTATTTTCTGGCTTTATTTCCTTATGTCATACTATTTATTTTGCTTGGACGTGCTTTAACCTTGCCCGGCGCCTGGGATGGTATAGTTTATTTCTTAAAACCGCAATGGGATCAGCTGCTAAATGCTGAT GTTTGGTACGCCGCGATCACACAAATGTTCTTCTCGCTAGCGATCTGCTTTGGCACATTGATTATGTATGCCTCGTTCAATAACTTTCATAAGCGGGTGCATAA AGACGTCATAATCGTGACCACAATAGATTCCTGCACCTCAATACTCGCTGGTTGTGTCATCTTCGGTATACTCGGTAATCTAGCGCTGGAAACGAATACCAAAGATATATCGAAGGTGGTGAAGGGTGGCGCTGGCTTGGCCTTCATCTCATATCCGGAAGCTATAGCGAAATTTAAATTGTTACCACAATTATTTTCCGtgctcttcttcttcatgtTGTTCGTGTTAG GCATTGGCAGCAATATAGGCATGTCTTCCTGCGTGATAACGGTATTCAAAGATCGTTTCAAACATCTACCACAATGGGTGATAACTATCGGCTTTTCAATATGCAGTTTCCTATGCGGACTCATCTATACGACACCGGGCGGACAGTTTCTACTCAACTTAATCGATTTCTTCGGCTGCTCATTTATAGCATTATTTTTGGCTATTGGAGAGATTGTGACTATATCGTGGATTTATG GCGTCAAACGCTTTTGCAAGGATATTGAATTTATGTGTGATCTCAAAACTGGTATATATTGGCGCATCTGCTGGGCCATTTTCACGCCTGGTCTCATGTTTCTTGTGCTTGTCTACACGTTGGTTACCTACAAACCGCTCGTGTATAAAGACGTCGCCTATCCAGACTATATCATGAATATCGCTTGGCTCTTGTGGTTCATTGGTGTCGGTCAATTGCCTTTTTGGGCATTATATACAGTTTACCAGCAGCCGGGTGGTACGCTAAAGGAG aAATTCCGTCAAGCCATACAACCCGAATCCAATTGGGGTCCGGCGTCACCAGACAAATACGAGAAGTATTTACTATTTATGAAGCATTCACAGCAAATACCGGATGATAGTTGGACAACGCGAATATATgacaatattttcggttaa